GAGGGGCCCGACGATGCGTGAGCGGCTCGCCGCCGCCTTCGTCGCGCTCGCCGTCGCCGTCCTGCTGCTCGCGGGAGGACTCCGCCTGATCGCCCTGCAGGAGGTGCTGCGCGACGCGGCCCTCGCCCAGGTGCGCCAGGACACCAGCCTGCTGTCGGCCGTGATGCTCGAGCGGCGGCGCGCCCGGGAGCCGGTCACCGAGGAGCTGCTCGAGCGCCTGGTCGGCGCCGACATGCAGCTCGACTTCGTCGCGCGCGACGGCGTGGAGATGACCGTCACCGGCCCGGCGTTCGGGGAGGGCGAGGGTGAGGTGGTCTCGGCCTCCCGGCAGTCACCGGCCGGGACGATCACCTTGAGCACGCAGACCGGCGGTGCCCTCGAGACCTTCGTCCGGGACCCCTGGTCGGTGGTGACGCTGGGCCTGCTCGTCGCTCTCCTCGCCGGACTCGCGGGCTGGTGGATGGCGATCCGGCTCTCGGCGCCCTTCCAGCAGCTCGCGGTCGCGGCCGCCGCCCTGGGTCGGGGTCGGTTCGACCTGTCCCTGCCGCGCACCCGGGTGCCGGAGGCGCGCGCGATCAGTCGCGCGCTGGAGGTGAGCGCCGCCCAGCTGGAGGCGCGGGTCTCGCGGGAGCGCGAGTTCGCCGAGCACGCGAGCCACGAGCTGCGCACCCCGCTGACCTCGCTGCGGATGGAGCTGGAGGACCTCACCCTGCGCGACGACGTCCCGGCCGACGTCAAGGACGCGGCCGGTCGGTGCATCGACCGGGTCGACTCGGTCAACGCCTCGGCCGACCAGCTGGTGGCGATGACCCGTAGCGGTGCGCTCGTGGAGGGGGCCGAGACCTCGCTGGAGGAGCTGGCCCGCGAGGTGGCCCAGCAGTGGGCCGACCAGCTCGCAGGCCGACGTACGGTCACGGCGGCCGTGGAGGGGGACCTCTCGGTGCGGCTGACGCCCGGTCCGCTGGAGCAGCTCCTCGAGCTGCTGCTGAGCGACGTGAAGCTGGGGCGCGGTCCGGTGCGGCTGGTGTTCGTCGGCGACGAGGGCCACGTCCGGGCGCGGCTCGTGCCCGCCGACCCCGGCCACCGGCAGGGCCTCGATGCGGCGACGGCACTGGCGCGGTCGCACGGCGGGCGGATCTCGGAGAGCGCCGAGGGCAGCGACGTCGAGATCCTGCTCCCGCGCCGCTGACCCCGCGCGAGCGACCTCTACGGTGGTCACCCCGGTGCCGTCGGCGCGCCGGCGTGGGAGGAGACCCGACGTGACCACCGACTGCTTCGTCTACGCCTCGGCGCGCACCCCCTTCGGCCGCTTCGGGGGCGCGCTCGCGGGTGTCCGGCCCGACGACCTGGCGGCCACCGCGCTGCGCGGCGCGCTCGACAAGGCACCCTCGCTCGACCCTGCCGAGATCGGCGACGTCGTCTGGGGCAACGCCAACGGGGCCGGCGAGGACAACCGCAACGTCGGCCGGATGGCGGTGCTGCTCGCGGGGCTGCCGACCTCGGTCCCGGGGACCACCGTCAACCGGCTCTGCGGCTCCTCCCTCGACGCGGTGATGACCGGCTCGCGGACGGTCGAGACCGGCGACGCCGACGTGGTGGTCGCCGGCGGCGTGGAGTCGATGACGCGCGCGCCGTGGGTGCTGCCCAAGCCGTCCCGCGGCTTCCCGGCCGGCGACGCGACCGCGGTCTCGACGACGCTGGGCTGGCGGCTCGTCAACGAGCGGATGCCCCGGGAGTGGACGGTCTCGCTCGGCGAGGCCAACGAGCTGCTGGCCGACGAGCTCGGCATCTCGCGGGACCGGCAGGACGCGTTCGCCGCTGCCAGCCACGTGTCGGCCGCGGCGGCGTGGGACGCGGGCCGCTACGACGACCTCGTCGTCGCCGTGCCCGGTGTCGACCTGGACCGTGACGAGGGCATCCGGCCCGACAGCAGCCCGGCATCGTTGGCCGGGCTCAAGCCGGTCTTCCGGCCCGACGGGACGATCACCGCGGGAAACGCCTCGCCCCTCAACGACGGCGCCTCGGCGGTGCTGCTCGGGTCGGAGGCTGCCCGCAGCAGCCTCGGGATCGACCCGGTGGCGCGGGTGGCGGGCCGGGCGGCGTACGCCCTGGAGCCGCAGCGCTTCGGCTTCGCTCCGGTCGAGGCCGCGAACCGGGCGCTCCAGCGGGCGGGAATCGGCTGGGCGGACGTCGGGGCGGTGGAGCTCAACGAGGCCTTCGCCGTCCAGAGCGTGGCGTGCGTCGACGCCTGGCTGGAGCGCGGGCTCGCCGACCGCGGGCTGGTCAATGCCTGGGGCGGGGCGATCGCCATCGGCCACCCGCTCGGCGCCTCGGGTGCCCGGGTCGTGTCGACGCTGGCGGCCCGGCTGGTCGCCGAGCGTGCACGGTGGGGTGTTGCCGCGATCTGCATCGGGGTCGGCCAGGGGCTGGCGGTCGTGCTCGAGAACGTGACGGACGGCGCGTCGTGAATGCCGAGTCGGCGCTTCCTCGCGCGCGCAAGATGCCGAGTGGGCGCTTCCTCGTGTTCGCATGGTTCCGAGTCGGCACTGCCTCACCCACGTTCTCTGCGAAGCGGAGCCGGCTCGGCACCACCAGCCCGCGAGTTCACGCCGACTCGGCGGCTCAGTCCTGGGCCCCGACCAGCTGGGGGCTGGCCGAGCGGACCTGCAGGTCGACGGGTTCGCCGCTGACGGTGAGGCTCCCGGGGATCGTCTGCCAGGCGTCGCCGTTGACGCGGTAACGACCCTCGTAGGTCGTGTCCACGCTCGGGCTGACCGCCCCCGGGTCGGCGTAGTCGTGGGTGACGTCGAGGTCGGGGTAGGGGCTGCCGGGGCTGCTGGTCTCGAGCACCGCGCCGTCCCCGAACTGCCACGCGTACGACGTCGGCCGCGCCTCGATCGTCACCTCCTGACCGAGGAGGGTGACGGTCTGGGTGGTGGCCGCGGTGGTGCGGGTGAAGAAGTTGGTGTCGAAGTTGATGAGCGTCTGCCCGTCCGGTGGCTGCACCTCCAGCCTTGCCGCCGGCCACGAGAGGCGCTGGAACTCGCGCTGCACCATGGCCGGTGTGATGACGGCGAGCTCTGCCTCCTCTGCTGGAGTCACGCAGCTAATGCCCAATGGCTCCACCGCCCCCGTCTCCACGTTGATGCGGGAGATGACGTACCAAGCGCCGACGGATCCGGAGCCGTCCCGACAGACTCTTTCGGTCCGGACGCACTGTTCCCCTTGCTTGCACCTGGCCTCGTACTCGTACCGGTACTGATTCGCGCCGCCAACGGCTGCGGTGGCCACCCCGCCCATCGCGTCCGTCTCGCATTGAATAGCTGCAACGGTGATGCCGACAGTGTCGTCGCACGATTCGCTTCTCGCATCGGCTCCAGGAGCCGTGGGAAGGACGAGTGCCAGGCTCGCAGCGACTTGGACGATCATGAGGGGAGCCTCGTGAAGTCTGAAACGAGCCAGCCTTCATTCGTCCGCTCCAGGTCGAACTCCATGGTTATGACGCCTCCCGTGCCGCGTTCGACCGGGCTGTTGGCCGTCGCCTTGTATCGAGATGGGGATACCTCCACCTCTGCCCTCAGACCGGTCGCTCGGGGTCGCTCGTAGATCACGGACGGCGACCCCTTGATGCTCCAGCCATCCGACCTGAGGTAACCGCCGCGGTCGTGAGCAGTCACCACGATCCGGATCACCTCTTCGCAGGTAGCGCAGGCCTGCGATAGGGAACGCAACGCCTGTGGCTCGCCCGTGCTTTCGAACTCGGTGTACGTGGCTAGCCAGGCGTCCAGGACCTCCTCCGGCGACTGCGCCTCCGGCACCGCGGACGTCTCGGACTCGGAGGGCGAGGGTGAGTCCGGGGGGTCCGCGAAGCGGGGCTGCGGCTCGTCCTGGCAGCCGGCCAGCAGCAGCACGCCGGTGATCGCGGCGGCAATGAGTCGTCGTGACATCTGGTGCCTTCCCGAGAGGTCCTGCTCCGCGAACCTACCCACGATCCGCGGCCGCCTCCACCCCTCCGCACCCGCCTGTGGAGGAACCCGACGGCGCCGGGAGACGTCCAGACCGGACCGATCGGGGGATCCCGGTGAGGCCGCTGCACGGCTAGTGTCGAGGGCTGACGAAGGGGGGCGTCATGGGCGCTGCGTCGAGGACACGTCGGACACTGGTCACAGGAGCGGTCGGGATCGCGGTGCTCGTCGCACCAGCCGTCGCGGTCGGGGTGCCGGGAGGGGGGCCACGGTTCGTGGCCGGTGCAAGTGGCGCCGGTGATCCGTACTTCCCGTACTCGGGCAACGGCGGCTACGACGTCCAGAGCTACGACCTGGACCTGACCTACACGCCGCCGGCGGCGGCGCCCGCGCCGCTGACCGGTCAGCTCGACGGCGTGGCGACGATCCGGCTCGAGGCCACGCAGGACCTGGCGCGGTTCAACCTCGACCTGCGCGGTCTCGACGCCAGCCGCGTGACCATCGACGGCAAGACCGCCAAGGAGATCGCCCCGCCCGCCGACGGCACCGAGGTCGACGGACGCAAGTTCTGGCAGGTGCAGGAGGACGCCGACCGGGAGTGGGAGCTGGTCATCCAGCCCCGCCCCAAGATCAAGGCCGGGCGGACGGTCACGGTGGTCGTCCACTACGGCGGCCCCACGACCAGGCCCACCGACATCGAGGGCGTCCTCTACGGCTGGGTCACGACGCGCGACGGCGCGATGGTCGTCAACGAACCCGACGGTGCGATGACCTGGTACCCCGTGAGCGACCACCCCACCGACAAGGCCGCGTACCGCTTCGAGATCACCGTTCCCGAGGGCAAGGTCGCCGTGGCGAACGGGCTCCCCGCGCGCGAGCCGAGGACCGAGGACGGCTGGACGACCTGGTGGTGGGACGCCCCCGACCAGCAGGCCAGCTACCTCAGCACCGCCTCCGTCGGCGACTACGACCTGCGCCGGACCGAGACCGCCAGCGGCCTGCCGATCATCGACGCGGTGGACGACGCCCTGACGCCCGGCAACCTGGCTGTGACCAACGCCAGCCTCGCCCTGCAGCCCGAGATGATCGAGTTCCTGGAGATGTTCGGGCCGTACCCGTTCAACTCGTTCGGGTCGATCGTGGACGACGACACCGTGGGCTACGCGCTGGAGACCCAGACGCGTCCGGTCTACTCCCGGGTGGCACGCGAGAGCACGGTGATGCACGAGCTCGCCCACCAGTGGTTCGGCAACGCGGTCAGCCCCTTCCGGTGGGCCGACATCTGGCTCAACGAGGGCTGGGCCACGTACGCCACGTGGATCTGGGCCGAGGACCAGGGTGACGGCACGGCGCAGGAGGCGTTCGACGAGGTCATGGCCATCCCGGCCGACGACCCGTTCTGGACCACCGTGGTCGCCGACCCGGGACCGTTCGGGCTGTTCCTCGGGCCGATCTACGACCGTGGTGCCGCGACCCTGTTCGCGCTGCGGCAGAAGATCGGGGCCGCGGCCTTCCTCGAGGGCGCCCAGCAGTGGGTGGTGCGCTACAGCGACGGGACCGCGAGCACGGCCGACTTCCAGACGCTGATGGAGGAGGTCTCGGGGCAGGACCTCGAGCAGTTCTTCGACGTCTGGGTGCGCACCGGGGAGAAGCCCACGACCTGGTGACCGACGTCGCGGTTCTCCACAGATCGGCCGCCACCCCTCCCGTTCCCGGGTAAAGACTCGTAAGTTGCCGGGCAGGAACCTCACTCGGGACGGGGGCCCAGATGTCGGTGACCGACGCGCACGTCGCCCTCGTGGCGACCCTCGACGAACGTGTCCGTGACCTCGTCCGCCGTGACGGGGTCGACCCGCAGCGCGACGCCACCCTCGTCCGTCGCATCGCCGAGACCGTGGTCCGGGACCACGACCAGCGCTCCCTGACCGGTTCGGTGGCCCCGGTCGCCGACGTCGACTCCGTGGTGGGCGAGCTGGTGGCGCGGGTGTCGGGCTTCGGGCCGTTGCAGCCCTTCCTCGACGACCCCACCGTCGAGGAGATCTGGATCAACGACCCGAGCCGGGTCTTCATCGCCCGCAACGGCCGCCACGAGCTCACCAACCTGGTGCTGAGCACGGGGCAGGTGCAGGAGCTCGTGGAGCGGATGCTCAAGTCCAGCGGGCGGCGGATCGACATCTCGCGACCCTTCGTGGACGCGATGCTCCCTGACGGGCACCGGCTCCACGTCGTCCTCGAAGGGATCAGCAGGGGATTCTCCGCGGTCAACGTCCGCAAGTTCGTGCTGCGCGCGGCCAGCCTGCAGGGCCTGGTCGACCTCGGCTCCCTCCCGCCCCGCGCCGCTCGCTTCCTCGAGGCGTCGGTACGAGCCGGGCTCAACGTCCTCGTCGCGGGCGGCACCCAGGCCGGCAAGACCACCATGCTCAACTGCCTGTCCGCGGCGATCCCGGGCGGTGAGCGCGTCGTCAGCGTGGAGGAGGTCTTCGAGCTCCGCTTCCCCCACCCCGACTGGGTGCCCATGCAGACCCGGCAGGCCGGGCTCGAAGGAACCGGCGAGATCACCCTCCGCCAGCTGGTCAAGGAGAGCCTCCGGATGCGGCCCAGCAGGCTGCTCGTGGGCGAGGTCCGCTCCGAGGAGTGCATGGACCTGCTGCTCGCTCTCAACGCCGGACTGCCCGGCATGTGCACCATCCACGCCAACTCCGCCCGTGAGGCGCTGGTCAAGATGTGCACCCTGCCGCTCCTGGTCGGCGAGAACATCTCCGCGCGCTTCGTGGTGCGTTCACCAGGACACCGCGCTAAGCGTGCCAGCCCGTCCCCGGTTTGCGTGTTAGGACGCCGATATCGGGTGCATGCACGACACAACCACGGACACAACCCAGCCCGCACAGGCGCGCGAGGACCTCATCGAACAGGTCGCGCGCCTGTGGGCCGAGGGACTCGCCGCGCAGGACATGCGCACTGCTGAGCAGGCCGCTCGCGCT
This genomic interval from Nocardioides euryhalodurans contains the following:
- a CDS encoding sensor histidine kinase, giving the protein MRERLAAAFVALAVAVLLLAGGLRLIALQEVLRDAALAQVRQDTSLLSAVMLERRRAREPVTEELLERLVGADMQLDFVARDGVEMTVTGPAFGEGEGEVVSASRQSPAGTITLSTQTGGALETFVRDPWSVVTLGLLVALLAGLAGWWMAIRLSAPFQQLAVAAAALGRGRFDLSLPRTRVPEARAISRALEVSAAQLEARVSREREFAEHASHELRTPLTSLRMELEDLTLRDDVPADVKDAAGRCIDRVDSVNASADQLVAMTRSGALVEGAETSLEELAREVAQQWADQLAGRRTVTAAVEGDLSVRLTPGPLEQLLELLLSDVKLGRGPVRLVFVGDEGHVRARLVPADPGHRQGLDAATALARSHGGRISESAEGSDVEILLPRR
- a CDS encoding thiolase family protein; the protein is MTTDCFVYASARTPFGRFGGALAGVRPDDLAATALRGALDKAPSLDPAEIGDVVWGNANGAGEDNRNVGRMAVLLAGLPTSVPGTTVNRLCGSSLDAVMTGSRTVETGDADVVVAGGVESMTRAPWVLPKPSRGFPAGDATAVSTTLGWRLVNERMPREWTVSLGEANELLADELGISRDRQDAFAAASHVSAAAAWDAGRYDDLVVAVPGVDLDRDEGIRPDSSPASLAGLKPVFRPDGTITAGNASPLNDGASAVLLGSEAARSSLGIDPVARVAGRAAYALEPQRFGFAPVEAANRALQRAGIGWADVGAVELNEAFAVQSVACVDAWLERGLADRGLVNAWGGAIAIGHPLGASGARVVSTLAARLVAERARWGVAAICIGVGQGLAVVLENVTDGAS
- a CDS encoding PKD domain-containing protein, producing the protein MTPAEEAELAVITPAMVQREFQRLSWPAARLEVQPPDGQTLINFDTNFFTRTTAATTQTVTLLGQEVTIEARPTSYAWQFGDGAVLETSSPGSPYPDLDVTHDYADPGAVSPSVDTTYEGRYRVNGDAWQTIPGSLTVSGEPVDLQVRSASPQLVGAQD
- a CDS encoding M1 family metallopeptidase, producing the protein MAGASGAGDPYFPYSGNGGYDVQSYDLDLTYTPPAAAPAPLTGQLDGVATIRLEATQDLARFNLDLRGLDASRVTIDGKTAKEIAPPADGTEVDGRKFWQVQEDADREWELVIQPRPKIKAGRTVTVVVHYGGPTTRPTDIEGVLYGWVTTRDGAMVVNEPDGAMTWYPVSDHPTDKAAYRFEITVPEGKVAVANGLPAREPRTEDGWTTWWWDAPDQQASYLSTASVGDYDLRRTETASGLPIIDAVDDALTPGNLAVTNASLALQPEMIEFLEMFGPYPFNSFGSIVDDDTVGYALETQTRPVYSRVARESTVMHELAHQWFGNAVSPFRWADIWLNEGWATYATWIWAEDQGDGTAQEAFDEVMAIPADDPFWTTVVADPGPFGLFLGPIYDRGAATLFALRQKIGAAAFLEGAQQWVVRYSDGTASTADFQTLMEEVSGQDLEQFFDVWVRTGEKPTTW
- a CDS encoding CpaF family protein, giving the protein MSVTDAHVALVATLDERVRDLVRRDGVDPQRDATLVRRIAETVVRDHDQRSLTGSVAPVADVDSVVGELVARVSGFGPLQPFLDDPTVEEIWINDPSRVFIARNGRHELTNLVLSTGQVQELVERMLKSSGRRIDISRPFVDAMLPDGHRLHVVLEGISRGFSAVNVRKFVLRAASLQGLVDLGSLPPRAARFLEASVRAGLNVLVAGGTQAGKTTMLNCLSAAIPGGERVVSVEEVFELRFPHPDWVPMQTRQAGLEGTGEITLRQLVKESLRMRPSRLLVGEVRSEECMDLLLALNAGLPGMCTIHANSAREALVKMCTLPLLVGENISARFVVRSPGHRAKRASPSPVCVLGRRYRVHARHNHGHNPARTGARGPHRTGRAPVGRGTRRAGHAHC